Proteins from one Portunus trituberculatus isolate SZX2019 chromosome 38, ASM1759143v1, whole genome shotgun sequence genomic window:
- the LOC123514602 gene encoding uncharacterized protein LOC123514602: MDAVTLSGSPEVPPVDPTKCIVCQTTSGEKVLNNSNGRKRIREASEVRNDDVSKRLKQIADDSFVYHMNNDCYKSYTMASTLKSILKRKSLTNTQGPSTLNDNGVSVEKLPRYQAARNPPKTATTLRDVNCIICDKKSYKKNYSKYRICESNRASSFLSATAFFQDDVFVRTCDLQDPSAVFGANLYYHKDCMTTYLYKYDTRDRAPKPEVSRKRLAWNEIADELEQGIKDGKGYELSVIRDKLNKIDEKCNFRNRDVKVFLMDQFGNAIDFTYPSARNKSIMVFSVPNSV; encoded by the coding sequence ATGGATGCTGTGACGCTCTCTGGATCACCGGAGGTTCCCCCAGTTGATCCGACGAAATGCATCGTTTGTCAGACAACTTCAGGCGAGAAGGTGTTGAACAACTCCAACGGCCGCAAGCGGATACGAGAAGCAAGTGAAGTTAGGAATGATGATGTTTCAAAGAGACTTAAGCAAATCGCGGACGATAGTTTTGTGTACCATATGAATAATGATTGTTATAAATCATATACTATGGCCTCCACACTGAAGTCAATTTTAAAGAGAAAGAGTTTGACAAATACCCAGGGACCCTCCACGTTAAATGACAATGGTGTATCAGTTGAAAAGCTTCCTCGTTACCAGGCGGCCCGCAATCCTCCAAAGACGGCAACCACTCTTCGAGATGTCAACTGCATAATATGTGACAAAAAATCGTATAAGAAGAATTACAGCAAGTATCGAATTTGTGAATCAAACCGTGCTTCATCATTCCTATCCGCGACAGCCTTCTTCCAAGATGATGTCTTTGTTAGGACCTGTGACCTGCAAGATCCCTCTGCTGTGTTTGGGGCCAATCTTTATTATCACAAGGACTGCATGACGACATACTTGTACAAATACGACACACGTGACAGAGCCCCAAAACCAGAAGTGTCTCGGAAACGGCTTGCATGGAATGAGATTGCTGATGAATTAGAGCAAGGTATAAAAGACGGTAAAGGGTACGAACTGAGTGTTATCAGAGACAAACTGaacaaaattgatgaaaaatgtAACTTCCGCAATAGGGATGTGAAAGTTTTCTTGATGGACCAGTTTGGTAATGCAATAGATTTCACATACCCAAGTGCCAGAAACAAATCCATAATGGTGTTCAGTGTTCCCAACAGTGTATAG
- the LOC123514601 gene encoding proline-rich extensin-like protein EPR1: protein MLLVGRPNAVRGTVTFMLMVLLGKPPYTRTNDTRGHLRYPWVTFPPPLNYPRTPTSQRPRPSYPPSPLRPVPLPPKYTPPPNNPNFTSRPSRPLPPLRPTPPPRRLPLPPTNPSSPPYRVAPNNLVTYPPSRSFPSAPSYSSSSDRSSSPEHPSHPVYPYPYGYPSNLGYVAPRYYPYSNTSQPSHRPPYFYQWQFYYPPYSFYPRFPPTVPTSTPTPMSTTTTTTPSPGALIWPTSRTQKSTLPSVWSTGRPTTTRPPSIVAWPTKKASKTHHSTTRTPLEQVWPTESSVASLKPTSDPSAITPRWPIPPPSASPPAISSRWPTVKPPPNPLIILWPTEMTNKASPTTPSWPTKPIKQGQDKNFIAAPAWPTRPRKLTTVTPAWPTRKPGGKDGTLLVWPTRRPRGTPPPPERLRNTTKPQPALAPPKRHPKTFLRAPTLDQTTTSTAPLQRTPRPRNTTDATLLRPKRSAATENTEETSGLPLNSKPPVSTSYSKCSTPCLTEKGRRTGKCPSQSASCPKQSPGDRRRDPPPSKELCVTDSQCRASYKCCSDPCTGSYMCTAVYIPHL, encoded by the exons ATGCTGCTTGTGGGT AGGCCTAACGCAGTGAGGGGGACGGTAACGTTTATGCTGATGGTACTGCTGGGAAAGCCGCCCTACACACGAACGAACGACACACGAGGTCATCTCCGGTACCCGTGGGTTACCTTTCCTCCGCCCCTAAACTATCCACGGACTCCGACTTCACAGCGACCTCGGCCCTCCTATCCCCCTTCTCCGCTCCGTCCCGTACCTCTGCCTCCAAAATACACACCCCCACCAAATAACCCCAACTTCACCTCACGCCCAAGCCGGCCCTTACCACCACTCCGCCCTACACCACCACCCCGACGTTTACCTCTCCCCCCTACCaacccttcatcacccccttacCGTGTGGCTCCCAATAACCTCGTCACTTATCCCCCGTCCCGCAGCTTCCCCTCAGCCCCCtcgtattcttcttcctcagatCGGTCTTCATCCCCAGAGCATCCTTCACATCCAGTTTATCCTTACCCATATGGCTATCCCTCAAACCTTGGTTACGTGGCGCCACGCTATTATCCATATTCAAATACTTCACAGCCCTCTCATCGCCCCCCTTATTTTTACCAATGGCAGTTCTATTACCCTCCCTATTCTTTCTATCCTCGCTTTCCCCCCACGGTTCcaacatccacacccacacccatgtctaccaccacaaccaccactcccAGTCCGGGGGCCTTGATATGGCCAACTAGCAGGACACAAAAGAGCACTCTTCCCTCTGTGTGGTCCACCGGtcgacccaccaccaccaggccaccTTCAATAGTAGCATGGCCCACCAAAAAGGCTTCCAAGACCCATCACTCGACCACCAGAACACCATTAGAGCAGGTGTGGCCGACGGAATCCTCCGTAGCTTCCTTGAAACCAACCAGTGATCCTTCAGCCATCACTCCTAGATggcccatccctcctccctcagctAGCCCGCCTGCCATCTCCTCGAGGTGGCCGACAGTGAAGCCGCCACCCAACCCGCTGATCATATTATGGCCGACTGAGATGACAAATAAAGCATCCCCAACCACTCCATCATGGCCGACGAAGCCAATTAAGCAAGGTCAAGATAAAAACTTCATTGCAGCCCCAGCGTGGCCAACCAGACCGCGAAAACTAACCACTGTTACTCCAGCGTGGCCAACAAGGAAACCAGGAGGCAAAGACGGCACACTCCTTGTCTGGCCAACACGAAGGCCACGAGGTACTCCGCCTCCGCCTGAGCGGCTAAGGAATACAACCAAACCACAACCTGCACTTGCACCTCCAAAAAGGCACCCCAAGACGTTCCTACGTGCACCCACATTGGACCAAACGACGACCTCTACCGCACCCTTGCAACGCACGCCAAGGCCACGCAACACTACCGACGCCACGCTACTGCGGCCCAAGAGAAGTGCTGCGACGGAGAATACCGAAGAGACAAGTGGGCTGCCCCTTAACAGCAAACCACCAGTATCAACATCTTATTCAAA GTGCAGCACGCCATGTCTCACCGAGAAGGGACGTCGTACAG GTAAATGTCCCTCCCAGTCTGCATCCTGCCCAAAACAGTCTCCCGGTGATCGCCGCCGTGATCCTCCACCCTCGAag GAGCTGTGTGTGACGGACAGCCAGTGCCGCGCCTCCTACAAGTGCTGCTCGGACCCTTGCACCGGCAGCTATATGTGCACTGCAGTCTATATCCCTCATCTGTAG
- the LOC123514600 gene encoding mucin-2-like isoform X1, which yields MVFVVLCLALVLAPWAAASPVHNSTALTVTHGHNNRTRRCFGHHGGHHHGGYNSWPWCNNYYHDPCYNPCWPSWPISTVPTTTKPTTWPTYIPTLPPFTRPPYTPGPTYIPIMPTRPPRPTTRPTYRPIMPTRPPIATTRPTYRPIMPTRPPIATTRPTYRPIMPTRPPIATTRPTYRPIMPTRPPRPTTRPTYRPIMPTRPPIATTRPTYRPIMPTRPTYRPIMPTRPPIATTRPTYRPIMPTRPPIATTRPTYRPIMPTRPTIATTRPTYRPIMPTRPPIATTRPTYRPIMPTRPPIATTRPTYRPIMPTRTPIPTRWPPYTPIIPTRTPIPTRPPYTPIMPTRTPIPERPPYTPIMPTRTPIPTRWPPYTPIMPTRTPIPTRPPYTPIMPTRTPIPTRWPPYTPIMPTRTPIPTRPPYTPIMPTRTPTPTYIPIMPTRTAIPTRWPPNSPPPYSPVMPTVTWYPTFPTVTEAYAKRGCNRICMDEHKMHYCCDTTTTQTPTTLASRGTCPPQTYPCTTPAANNTNQRSCIFDYQCPDDHGCCYDHCLQEYKCSRLLPHASTTTPTPRLSHHHEDETRVERSLQEEEQPAAVQETFATSQTQPQVTSGRHGEETRLAVMVDEEQPGSGQHLLQLLTHLQQPPNLPILFLPLHPLTDDRKTVWEVVQCAAQAALEQKAALHLVGCVLTAPPPRLPQLDSLLSIVKQCGRDHRVSWMGLQLCAEHDEGRGMLRDALLRHARLLQTARTRQMTAARPAIAILAVNGTLVETDTSPIPAITSGK from the exons ATGGTCTTCGTC GTGCTGTGTCTGGCCCTGGTGCTGGCACCGTGGGCTGCCGCCTCGCCCGTCCACAACTCCACTGCTCTTACGGTCACCCACGGCCACAATAATCGAACGAGAAGATGCTTTGGCCATCATGGGGGCCATCATCATGGAGGTTACAACTCGTGGCCCTGGTGCAACAACTATTACCATGACCCTTGCTACAACCCCTGCTGGCCATCATGGCCAATATCAACTGTACCCACCACCACGAAGCCCACCACCTGGCCCACCTACATCCCCACTCTTCCCCCCTTCACCAGGCCGCCCTACACACCCGGGCCAACTTACATACCCATCATGCCCACGAGACCACCCAGACCGACTACGAGACCAACCTACAGACCCATTATGCCTACTAGACCACCCATAGCCACTACAAGACCAACCTACAGACCCATTATGCCTACTAGACCACCCATAGCCACTACAAGACCAACCTACAGACCCATTATGCCCACCAGACCACCCATAGCCACTACGAGACCAACCTACAGACCTATCATGCCTACGAGACCACCTAGACCGACTACGAGACCAACTTACAGACCCATTATGCCCACGAGACCACCCATAGCCACCACAAGACCAACCTACAGACCTATCATGCCCACAAGACCAACTTACAGACCCATTATGCCCACGAGACCACCCATAGCCACCACAAGACCAACCTACAGACCTATTATGCCCACAAGACCACCCATAGCCACCACGAGACCAACTTACAGACCCATTATGCCTACGAGACCAACCATAGCCACCACGAGACCAACTTACAGACCCATTATGCCCACAAGACCACCCATAGCCACTACGAGACCAACCTACAGACCCATAATGCCCACGAGACCACCCATAGCCACCACGAGACCAACCTACAGACCCATTATGCCCACGAGGACACCTATTCCCACTAGATGGCCACCCTACACTCCTATCATCCCCACGAGGACACCTATACCCACGAGGCCACCATACACACCCATCATGCCCACGAGAACACCTATACCCGAGAGACCACCCTACACTCCTATCATGCCCACGAGGACACCTATACCTACTAGATGGCCACCCTACACTCCTATCATGCCCACTAGGACACCTATACCCACGAGACCACCATACACTCCTATCATGCCCACGAGGACACCTATACCTACTAGATGGCCACCCTACACTCCTATCATGCCCACTAGGACACCTATACCCACGAGACCACCCTACACTCCTATCATGCCCACGAGGACACCCACACCTACATACATTCCTATCATGCCCACGAGGACAGCCATACCCACCAGGTGGCCACCAAACAGCCCCCCGCCCTACAGCCCCGTGATGCCGACAGTGACCTGGTACCCTACCTTCCCGACAGTGACAGAAGCCTACGCGAAGAGAGG GTGCAACAGAATCTGCATGGACGAGCACAAGATGCATTACTGCTGCGACACAA CCACCACGCAGACCCCCACCACGCTAGCGTCCCGGGGCACGTGTCCACCTCAGACCTACCCCTGCACAACGCCCGCCGCCAACAACACTAATCAG CGCAGCTGTATATTTGACTACCAGTGCCCGGACGACCACGGGTGTTGCTACGACCACTGCCTTCAGGAGTACAAGTGTAGTCGCCTGCTGCCCCACgcttccaccaccacgcccacgccGCGCCTCTCTCACCATCATGAGGATGAAACAAGAGTAGAGCGTTCCTTGCAGGAGGAAGAACAGCCTGCAGCTGTGCAGGAAACCTTCGCAACCAGCCAGACCCAG CCACAGGTGACCTCAGGACGCCACGGTGAAGAAACACGCCTCGCCGTGATGGTGGATGAGGAGCAGCCAGGCAGCGGCCAGCACCTGCTGCAACTTCTCACACATCTGCAGCAACCACCCAACCTTCCCATCCTGTTCCTGCCCCTTCACCCGCTG ACGGACGACAGGAAGACAGTATGGGAAGTGGTGCAGTGCGCGGCGCAGGCAGCCCTGGAGCAGAAGGCAGCCTTGCACCTCGTGGGCTGCGTCCTGACTGCCCCGCCTCCACGCCTACCTCAGCTCgactccctcctctccataGTCAAACAG tgTGGACGTGACCACCGTGTGAGTTGGATGGGTCTACAGCTTTGCGCGGAGCATGACGAAGGACGAGGCATGTTGCGGGACGCCCTCCTGCGCCACGCTCGTCTGCTGCAAACTGCCAGGACGCGCCAGATGACCGCAGCACGGCCTGCCATTGCTATCCTCGCCGTTAACGGG ACCTTGGTGGAGACAGACACCTCGCCTATCCCAGCCATCACATCCGGCAAATAG
- the LOC123514600 gene encoding mucin-2-like isoform X2: MVFVVLCLALVLAPWAAASPVHNSTALTVTHGHNNRTRRCFGHHGGHHHGGYNSWPWCNNYYHDPCYNPCWPSWPISTVPTTTKPTTWPTYIPTLPPFTRPPYTPGPTYIPIMPTRPPRPTTRPTYRPIMPTRPPIATTRPTYRPIMPTRPPIATTRPTYRPIMPTRPPIATTRPTYRPIMPTRPPRPTTRPTYRPIMPTRPPIATTRPTYRPIMPTRPTYRPIMPTRPPIATTRPTYRPIMPTRPPIATTRPTYRPIMPTRPTIATTRPTYRPIMPTRPPIATTRPTYRPIMPTRPPIATTRPTYRPIMPTRTPIPTRWPPYTPIIPTRTPIPTRPPYTPIMPTRTPIPERPPYTPIMPTRTPIPTRWPPYTPIMPTRTPIPTRPPYTPIMPTRTPIPTRWPPYTPIMPTRTPIPTRPPYTPIMPTRTPTPTYIPIMPTRTAIPTRWPPNSPPPYSPVMPTVTWYPTFPTVTEAYAKRGCNRICMDEHKMHYCCDTTTTQTPTTLASRGTCPPQTYPCTTPAANNTNQRSCIFDYQCPDDHGCCYDHCLQEYKCSRLLPHASTTTPTPRLSHHHEDETRVERSLQEEEQPAAVQETFATSQTQVTSGRHGEETRLAVMVDEEQPGSGQHLLQLLTHLQQPPNLPILFLPLHPLTDDRKTVWEVVQCAAQAALEQKAALHLVGCVLTAPPPRLPQLDSLLSIVKQCGRDHRVSWMGLQLCAEHDEGRGMLRDALLRHARLLQTARTRQMTAARPAIAILAVNGTLVETDTSPIPAITSGK; encoded by the exons ATGGTCTTCGTC GTGCTGTGTCTGGCCCTGGTGCTGGCACCGTGGGCTGCCGCCTCGCCCGTCCACAACTCCACTGCTCTTACGGTCACCCACGGCCACAATAATCGAACGAGAAGATGCTTTGGCCATCATGGGGGCCATCATCATGGAGGTTACAACTCGTGGCCCTGGTGCAACAACTATTACCATGACCCTTGCTACAACCCCTGCTGGCCATCATGGCCAATATCAACTGTACCCACCACCACGAAGCCCACCACCTGGCCCACCTACATCCCCACTCTTCCCCCCTTCACCAGGCCGCCCTACACACCCGGGCCAACTTACATACCCATCATGCCCACGAGACCACCCAGACCGACTACGAGACCAACCTACAGACCCATTATGCCTACTAGACCACCCATAGCCACTACAAGACCAACCTACAGACCCATTATGCCTACTAGACCACCCATAGCCACTACAAGACCAACCTACAGACCCATTATGCCCACCAGACCACCCATAGCCACTACGAGACCAACCTACAGACCTATCATGCCTACGAGACCACCTAGACCGACTACGAGACCAACTTACAGACCCATTATGCCCACGAGACCACCCATAGCCACCACAAGACCAACCTACAGACCTATCATGCCCACAAGACCAACTTACAGACCCATTATGCCCACGAGACCACCCATAGCCACCACAAGACCAACCTACAGACCTATTATGCCCACAAGACCACCCATAGCCACCACGAGACCAACTTACAGACCCATTATGCCTACGAGACCAACCATAGCCACCACGAGACCAACTTACAGACCCATTATGCCCACAAGACCACCCATAGCCACTACGAGACCAACCTACAGACCCATAATGCCCACGAGACCACCCATAGCCACCACGAGACCAACCTACAGACCCATTATGCCCACGAGGACACCTATTCCCACTAGATGGCCACCCTACACTCCTATCATCCCCACGAGGACACCTATACCCACGAGGCCACCATACACACCCATCATGCCCACGAGAACACCTATACCCGAGAGACCACCCTACACTCCTATCATGCCCACGAGGACACCTATACCTACTAGATGGCCACCCTACACTCCTATCATGCCCACTAGGACACCTATACCCACGAGACCACCATACACTCCTATCATGCCCACGAGGACACCTATACCTACTAGATGGCCACCCTACACTCCTATCATGCCCACTAGGACACCTATACCCACGAGACCACCCTACACTCCTATCATGCCCACGAGGACACCCACACCTACATACATTCCTATCATGCCCACGAGGACAGCCATACCCACCAGGTGGCCACCAAACAGCCCCCCGCCCTACAGCCCCGTGATGCCGACAGTGACCTGGTACCCTACCTTCCCGACAGTGACAGAAGCCTACGCGAAGAGAGG GTGCAACAGAATCTGCATGGACGAGCACAAGATGCATTACTGCTGCGACACAA CCACCACGCAGACCCCCACCACGCTAGCGTCCCGGGGCACGTGTCCACCTCAGACCTACCCCTGCACAACGCCCGCCGCCAACAACACTAATCAG CGCAGCTGTATATTTGACTACCAGTGCCCGGACGACCACGGGTGTTGCTACGACCACTGCCTTCAGGAGTACAAGTGTAGTCGCCTGCTGCCCCACgcttccaccaccacgcccacgccGCGCCTCTCTCACCATCATGAGGATGAAACAAGAGTAGAGCGTTCCTTGCAGGAGGAAGAACAGCCTGCAGCTGTGCAGGAAACCTTCGCAACCAGCCAGACCCAG GTGACCTCAGGACGCCACGGTGAAGAAACACGCCTCGCCGTGATGGTGGATGAGGAGCAGCCAGGCAGCGGCCAGCACCTGCTGCAACTTCTCACACATCTGCAGCAACCACCCAACCTTCCCATCCTGTTCCTGCCCCTTCACCCGCTG ACGGACGACAGGAAGACAGTATGGGAAGTGGTGCAGTGCGCGGCGCAGGCAGCCCTGGAGCAGAAGGCAGCCTTGCACCTCGTGGGCTGCGTCCTGACTGCCCCGCCTCCACGCCTACCTCAGCTCgactccctcctctccataGTCAAACAG tgTGGACGTGACCACCGTGTGAGTTGGATGGGTCTACAGCTTTGCGCGGAGCATGACGAAGGACGAGGCATGTTGCGGGACGCCCTCCTGCGCCACGCTCGTCTGCTGCAAACTGCCAGGACGCGCCAGATGACCGCAGCACGGCCTGCCATTGCTATCCTCGCCGTTAACGGG ACCTTGGTGGAGACAGACACCTCGCCTATCCCAGCCATCACATCCGGCAAATAG